The Papaver somniferum cultivar HN1 chromosome 6, ASM357369v1, whole genome shotgun sequence genome segment TTCTGTGGAAACCAATGTCACAGTCACCCAGAGTGTGGTTACTGACGTTTTATCCAGTGATGAAGAATTGGAGAACAAGGAAGCTGGTAGGGAGCCTGAGGTTCCAAATCATGCTTCTGGGGATTCAGTGCATAGCCTGTCCTATCAAAATAGCCAGGTATCTGAGGTTACCCGTgatttagggtttcaagtaaggtCTGAGTCTATTTCTACTGATTGTGTGTCAATTATTGAAAAGAATGAACTAAAGGATAATTTAAATGCTGATAATTTCCATATAGAACAAAATGTTGTTATGCCGGAGATGGTGCAACCATCATCCAATGATGTTTCTCCAGATGATGGAGCTTTGCGTTCTCTGGATGATCAAGAGCCTTGTGAGAAGCAGAATTCTATGCAAGGGGGGTTAGATGATACTAGGGCTACTGCGAACCTTGATAAGAAAAATGACGCCACAGATGCCTCGTTGGAAAAATTGAATCTAGATAGGAGTTCAGGGGATGAATCTATGGAGGAAGACATATCAGAGAGTAGGCagtcaaaacataattctgatgaGATGAAGGTCAGTGATGTAAAAGAAGACAATCATGTTGGTGTTACGATTGACAATGTTTCTGCTGAAGGGGGTCATGCTGTTCCTGTGGAGAAACGAAAACTCCAAGGTAAAGTTGATAGTACTTTATGTTCTACCTTGGTTATCAATATTTTGGTTTAGATCATGCCTGTTGCATTCTAGTTCTCTTTCCAGTTTGTTAACTGTTGCAATGGATGTGCGCTCGCATCGCCTGTAGATTTTGTACTGAATAGGTATCTAGTTCAGATGTCAAAGCTTGCCGATTGTTTTAAAATTCTGTTGTGTACTTAGTGACTACTATTGCAGATAGTCAACAGGCCTAAACAGGTCATAGTTTTGCAAAATAATAAAATTCCATCTCAGTTACCATATGCAGACAGATGGAAATCAAAGTACTGTAGCAGGTTTTAGCACACTTTAGGTCTTAAAATTCATTTTTGGTAAATTTTCAGTGATACTGTGTGTACTCTTCTGACTTGCCAAAATGTCTCTGCACTTAATATGTCATTGTATTCTATGTGTCAGTTTGATAATAGTTACGCTGGAATGGTTTTCTTAAGGTGTTTATTATTCTTCATGCACAGATCAAGAAGTTGGCAAGAACAACGAAGCTCCAAAGAGGCAGCGTAGGTGGAACCCAGAAACTCTAAAAGTTCCTGAACTGCAGACCTCTACTCTTAAATCTTGCACAACACATGAAGATGCATTTCCATCTGGTGCACCGAAAAGGAGCGTTGCTAAGTCTGATTTAGCACTTACCCCTAAAGGTGCACAGGAGCGTGTAGGTAAGGATCCTGGTATAGGTGATCTCACTATTTAGACATAAGACTATTTGTTCTGTGCCTGATTGGGGATGGTTGTTTTTGACATTTTTGCAGTTCCACCATCAGCAAAGCCTCCGACAACTTCACTTAGGATCGACAATTTTCTAAGGCCATTCACTCTAAAAGCGGTGCAGGAACTTCTGGCGAAAACTGGTGCTGTATGCAATTTCTGGATGGACCACATTAAGACGCACTGCTATGTAACGGTATGCTAATTTTGTCCAACTTACCTGTGGACTCTTTTCTTAACTTCTAGAAAACTTACTAGTTGGTGTGTTGTTATGTAATTATAGCTTTCATTCACCAAGCAGCCTTATACTTTATTCTCTCTCTTCCCCGGTGTCTCTGTATAAAGTTTGTTTGTACATACCAAAGGGGGGTTACGTTACCATGGCTGCATATTTTTGTATGTCCATGTTTCTCTGGTGGCAGAGCTTATTCTTTTGCTTAACCTTTTTTAATCTTTCTGCAGTATTCATCTGTGAAGGAAGCGACGGAGACTCGAAATGCTTTATATAATTTGCAATGGCCTACCAATGGCGGAAAGCTACTGGTTGCTGATTTTGTTGACCCTGAAGATGTGAAAACGCGGGCTGAAGCACCTCCTGCAGCTCCTGTCAGCACCACCCCAAAAACTCCGAAGTCAGCACCATTATCATCCAAACCACCGCCTGAAATTTCTCCCCGCCAAGCAGTCCAGAAGAAGCAACTCCAGCCACCGCCAATGACATCTGAACCTCCACCTCCTAATAGGGAACACGTATCTCTTCCCCCTCCACCTCCTCTTCCCCAAGATGAAGATCCTCCAATTGTTACCCTTGACGATTTGTTCAGGAAAACTACATCCACCCCTCGGATTTACTATCTACCATTGTCCGAGGAGCAGGTCGCAGCTAAGCTTGCCAGACAAGGCAGAAACACCAAGTAGAGAGTACAGAGGTATGTCCACTTAATCCTGTTTCTCAGTTTCGAAGTACTTTGAAATCTTGTTCACGGGGAGCAGAATAGATGTCAAATCTGATACAACGCATTTTTATTGCTGCAGGTATGAGATGGACATCTTCTTGTAGAGTAATCAAAGATCTGATCTAGTATATGTAGTGGAATAAGGGTTTTGATCAGTCAAGAGTCTTTTTATGTACAGCTGAGCAGGCTGAGTTAGcaagagagagatagagagagagagttaTTTATAACTAGACTACTGTAAACAACCCCATTCTGTTATTGGTCTTTGATTTTCATCGTTAAACTGCTGCGAGTGGAAGGATTTGCGAAACTGAACTTTAATTCTATCTGGTTCGGAgtactattttgatgatttttcttttttcagttTAACTATTTTTCTCAATTACTTATTATAAAGCTActgtttatcaaaaaataaatagaacCATTACTGTATGTTAATTCCACTGTGCGTTAATGCTCGTATAGAAGAAGGTAGTGGATAAATCTGGTGGTTTTGCAACGGAGGTGGTGGCTGTTAAGAGTCGTGGAATGGTGTATGTCCGTCGTCCTTACGTGGACATCCTTGAGCTGGTAACCTTGGTGTTGTTGAATGAATAAAAGTTGGGCTGAAATATCAATTAAACATTGGTTGCTGAAATGTCAGATAAAGGCGTAGAATACCAAGCGCTTCAGCCGTTGAGAGAAGACAGAAAACTGAAGAAGAAACCAACCAGATCTCGCATTTTCTCatcagattttttatttttattttacttggCTATCTTATCTGACTGAATATAGTATTTTAATTTTcagtttaattttctttttgtgtAATAGTATTTGGTTGTGTTGTGAAATTAGGGTTGCTGATCATCACTTCACCAAGCCTTCTAAAAAAAATTACGTGCGAATATATTTCCTTCTAATCTgtaacaaatgtgtatgatagTTTGGATCttaaattgattttattttgaatTTAAAAATGCACActtattttattgattttttctttttcctttcttttggGTGATATTAGATTTGGGAATTTTGTGAATTAAAGGGGATGGTGATGGTTGAGGTAGAAGCAGCTGTCCGAAGAAGAGTTGCATAAATCCTGATGAAGCACAAAGATTATGTTGGTGCTAGGAGAAAGTTGCTGGATGCACAGAAATCATATCTAGGACTTGAATATATTGATGAATTGATAAAAGTAGGTGACATAGTATGTACAGCTGAGTCTCAAAGGAAGAGTGGAAGTGATTGGCACTTGGTTCTCCAGACTAACAAGGCAGCCAATGGGTCTGACATAGTGTTTGAGTACACAGAGCTGGTCAGAAGTTTGGAACCTGTTAAGAACAAGTTTCCGGAAACTCAATCAGCTTTCGGGGTCATCGAAAAAGCTTATTGTGTGCTTTCAGATAGAGAAAAACGTTGCGAGGTTGATTCAAGAAGAGCTGGAAGCTTGGGTTCTTGTGGTTCTGCGGTGCCATTAGATATAGCTAATGAAGGCAAAAGGGTTGAAGCTGATGAGCCTATGGTTGATGCTGGTGCTGTTGATGACAGTTCCTCTGTAATGGGTCAGGCTGATGTTCAGGATCTGGGGTCATTGGTTTGTACTGATTCTAGTGCAGCAATTATGGATGCTACTGATTCTGCGGCAGTAATGAAGGAGGCTACTGATTCTACTGCAGCGGGCGTGGTTGTTGCAGTTTCTGTGGAAGCCAGTGTCACAGTCACCCAGAGTGTGGTTACCGAGTTTTTATGCAGTTTTGAAGAATTTCAGAACAAGGAAGCTGATAGGGAGCCTGAGGTTCCAAATCATCCTTCTGGGGGTTCGATGCATAGCCCGTCCATTCAAAATAGTCAGGTATCTGAAGTTATCCGTgatttagggtttcaagtaaagTCTGAGTCTATTTCTACTGATTGTGCGTCAATTATTGAAAACAGCAAACTAAAGGGTAATTTAAATGCTGATAATTTCCTTATAGAACAAAATGTTGTTATGCCGGAGATGGTGCAACCATTATCCAACGATGTTTCTCCAGATAATCGAACTCTGCGTTCTCCGGTTGGTCAAGAGCCGTGTGAGAACCAGGACTCTATGGAAGGGGAGTTTGATGAGACTAGGGCTATTGTGAACCTTGATAAGAAAAATGATGCCTCGTTGGAAAAATTGAATCTAGATAGGAGTACAGGGGATGAATCTATGGAGGAACACATATCAGAGAGTAGGCATGTTGagtcaaaacataattctgatgaGATGAGAGAGAAAAATAGCTTACCCGAGGttaatgatgtaaaacaagaaaATCATGTTGGTCTTACGAGGGACAGCATTTCTGATAAGGGCATTTCTCCTGAAGGGAAGATGAGTCATGGTGTTCCTTGTGAGAAACAAAAACTCGAAGATAAAGTTGATGACTCTAATCTTAAACTGAAATGTATATATGTTCTACCAAGGTTATCAGTTTTACGTTTAGATCGTGTGTGTTGTATTgcagttctcttttcagtttgtTAACTTTTGCAATGAATAGTACTCTTCTATCGCCTATAAATCCCTTGCTTAACATGTTTCTCGTTCAGATGTCAAAGCTTGCTGGTTGTTTCAAAATTGAGTAATGTTTTTAGTGACTGCCTATTGCAGATAGTCGCCAGGCCTAAAAGGGTTATAGTAGCAGGTTTTAGCACACATTAGTCTACAGATTCATTTTTGGTGAACTTTTAGTGATGCAGTGTGTACTCTTCTGACTTGTCAAAATGTCTCTGCACTTGATATGACCTTGTATTCTATGTGTCAGTTTGATAATGGTTATGCTAGAATGGTGTCATTTGGTATTCATAAGACCACCCACAATGGTGTGAAATTTTCACTCACAGTGGCATCAGCTGTATGGTATTTGGATATGTCAAATTTAGCATATGCTATACATGGCCGGGCTTTATCTGAGATCAAGTATCACAAAATTCTGCCCGGAGCATATCTGAGAGTGAGTCCCGCTTGAAATCAACCTCGAAGTGAGTCTGCTTGGCGGTTTAGAGGCTGGCTAGTTTTTGTTCATTGCGCACTACAAGTGGTGGTATTTGTAAACCCCAAATTTGAAGCTAAATATAGCTTATAGTTAGCTTTTACCGTGCAAAATTTCACAGCTTTATTAAGGTGTTTATTATTCTTCATGCACAGATCAAGAAGTTGACAAGAACAATAAACCTCCGAAGAGGCGGCGTAGgtggagttcagaagctcaaaAAGTTCCTGAACTGCAAGCCTCTACTCTTAAATCTTGCACAACATTGAAAAATGCATTTCCATCTGATGCACCCAAACAGAGCGTTGCTAAATCTGACTCAGAACTCAGCCCTGAAAGTGCACAAGGGTGTGTGGGTAAGGATTCTGGTATTGCTAATCCCATTATTTAGATGTAATACTATTGGTTTTATACCTGATTGGGATGGTTGTTTTTTACGTTTTTGCAGTTTCACCATCAGCAAAGCCTCCGACAACTTCACTTAGAATCGACAATTTTCTACGGCCATTCACTCTAAAAGCGGTGCAGGAACTTTTGGCAAAAACTGGTGCTGTATGCAGTTTCTGGATGGACCACATTAAGACGCACTGCTATGTAACGGTATGCCGTCCCTACATTTATGATTTTTGTCCTACTTACTTGTCGGCTTGCCTCGTTTTTTTCAGTATTGTACTAGTCTTTGTGTTATGTAATTATAGTGGTGAATCTGGTGATGCTTGCTGACTTACGATGAGTTTTTGTTATTCTTAATGCATATGGTGAGAAGAGTATGGTTTGCAAAGACCAAAGGGGTGTTGCAGTGGCATGGCTGCATATTTTCTTATGTCCGTGTTTCTCTGGCGCAATGCTACGTAGCTTGATCTTTTGTACATCTTCTTTCGATCTTTCTGCAGTATTCGTCTGTGGAGGAAGCGACAGAGACTCGGAATGCTGTATGTAATTTGCAGTGGCCTACCTATGATGGAAAGCTGCTGTTTGCTGATTTTGTTGACCCTCAAGATGTGAAAATGCGTGCTGAAGCACCTGCTGCAGCTCCTGTCAGCACCACCCCAAAAAGTACTTCGCCAACAGCACCATTATCTTCCAAACCACCATTTGAAGCTTCTTTCCGTCAAGCAGTCCAGAGGAAGcaactcccaccaccaccaccaccaccactaatgaCATCTAAACGTCCAGCTCCTACTAGGGATCACCTCCCTCTTCCACCCCCACCTCCTCTTCCCCAAAACGAAAATCCTCGAATTGTTGCAATGGATGATTTTTTCATGAGAACTACATGCACTCCTCGTATTTACTTTCTACCATTGTCTGAAGAGCAGGTCGCAGCTAAGCTTGCCACCCAAGGCAAAAACACCAAGTAGAGTACAGAGGTATATCCTCTGAATCCTGTTTCTCTGTTTTGAAATACTTTTCACGTGGAGCAGAATAGATGTCAAATCTGATGCATAGCACTGTTATTGCCGCAGGTATGAGATGGGCACCTTGATGCAGAGTAATCAAAGATCTGATCTAGTATATGTAGTAAAATAGGGTTTTTGGTTTTTTGGTCGATTGCAGTCTAGAGTTTATTTATGTACAGCTAAGTAGGCGGAATTAGTAACTGAGTTAAAGTTCTTTGTAGTGGGACAACTGTAAGCAATCACACTCTGTTATTGCTGGAATTTGTTGATTGTCAAATACTAAACTGCTCGGTGCGTAAGGATTTGCTAACCTGAACTTGACATCAAGAATTCCATCTTGTTACCAAACCTTTTCCACGGACTATTTTGATTTATCTTTTATTCTTCTTAGCTGAATACTATAAATTACCGGAAGTCAAAGCTCGTATGTACGAACTACTGGCAGTGGATAGACCTTGTATCAAAGTTGACACTTGACAGTATACAGCAGAGTTACAGTATCGGTTTTGCATCGGAGTTGGCTATACTATGTTTCATGAGAGAGTTGTCGTGACTCATAATAGTAGAATCGTAAACAAAGGCACTTTGTTATTACTGGTTCCTGATATTCCATCCTTTTAGCAAGACTTTTCAGATGGTGCATCCTCTACACTTGGCAAAATTTTGGCATAGCTATTGCATCCATAAGTAGGTATTTGGCTACTTAATCCAAGAGAAGGCAAAAATCATGTTTTCTGATATGGAAAAAGTTTCGTTTGCTATGCTAGGTAGCCTGGCAAACTAACCGCACCATCATGGAAAAAAAATAACTTACTATCGAGCGATTATTTGGAGAGCAAAGCCTTTATCATTGACATAATTAATATTACCAACGGTCGAATTTATCCCCCAAGAAATAAGTACACCTTCCACCATTCCTAttcataccttctcttctttctcCAAATTTTTCTAAACAAAAATCTTCTTGATCCTTAGTTATTACCAAGTTTTGTTGTACTAATTTTTTCCTTCAAAACAGAGAtaccaaaataaaaagaaacagaaGATCAACCAGTACCCTAATGAGCGGATTGAACTAATGGCATAATAAAAAATATGAGTTTCAAAATGTTAGACAACTGGTTGGTAATGGTATACCCATATACATGCGTGATCTAGTAATCCAGAGCAAGTTAATTTAGTCGCTctaagaggtgggtggtctgaATTCAATACAGTGTTCGAGTACCTTTCCCATGTTGTTAGGGATAGAGACTGAAGATATCTTTGGTGGTATTTATATATATTATAAATCCtatatatcatatgatgatggtggaagactacaaatactttatttttcaaaaatttcgGATGCAATTGTTTGCTTCTTTTTTTAATTCAATTTTTagattagtttttttattttatttgcattCAACGAATTTTAATTATGAATATGTTGTTTATAGTAATTACACCGTTAGTTTGTATATGTTGACGACAATTACATGTCATGGAGATATACTTCCATTTGACGAATTAAAATCGGAGCCGGGAGAAATATGGAGAGATCGACTTCAATTATACTCAAATTATCTAGAAGGAAATCCATATCGTAGAAACCAAAAGCCCATGATTGGAGGTGTATGAGTTAACAAGCTTTTTAAAACATCATGCTAGAAAAATGAGAGAAAACAGAATAGCAAAAACACCCTATTTGTTCCCAGAACATTATGAAGAGCTCAAACGGCTGTTAGTGTTTTGGACAATAAGCCAATGTCTATTCTCAAATGCTAGCTCATCGACATTACTTGGTTTTCTCGAATCGTTAGAATATTTAGAGCGAGCGCCAACATATGACTGGGGGTCTGCAAATTTATCAAAGCTTTACATAACCTTCGGTGGATGCTCGGTGGCAGAGCTAGAAAATGAATGTTGGGGTGGTTGAAAACAAATTGACTTGACTTGGGATAGCTTAAGCCTATTGTTTAGGCTTGATTTttttaaccaaacacaattgcACCATAAATGTAAGTTTTTCTGGActttgggctggcttaagccagcccaagtcACTACATAGTTCTGCCCATGTGGATGCTAGTGTTCCAAAGAAAGCATGAATGGTTTTTGGGGAGTGTTGGAGGTAAGAACCCCAGTATATTTCCATCATTTATTTGTTATCAATACAAATTTTGAAATGGTAAATGTACTGACCCAACAATGTTACTATGTTCACTATTGGTGGTATAATTACTTCGATGCTTCTGAAACTTATCTTCCCAATAACGACGATGTTATTCCAGTCATACAGAAGTATAACGCTGATAATTGGACGACAAGCTAGATTGAAGATGGTAAACATGTTTCATTCATTCGGAAGATTCAACAGTTGTGTAAAGCATGTAATAACATTGTTGTCATGCCATATTTATCAATCCTTGAGTACGAAACAATGGAAGCCCGTCTGCAACTAAGCCTTAAGCATATTGTATTATACATTCCTATTTCTGGAAATGATGTTTGGTATAACGGCGCAACACACCTTCTTAGATTGGTAGCAATAAAGGTGAAAGCCGTCAACCCATATTCAAGTTGAGATATTTCTAACGATGATTGGTTACTTTTGACAATAGTGATGTCATATCTAGGGATTCAACAATCTTAAAGCCACTAATTCAAAGATTTTTTTCCCGAACAAAATTAAAGATGGAAAAAAAGCACAAAGGCATAACTACAAGATCACAATTAGAGAAATATTACCTCTAAATTTAATGCTTTATAGGCCAATTCAAACATCAACTTGATATTGTCCAGATCATACACTAAATTACTTTCTAAAACCATAACCAGGAGATTTCAGTTTTGACAAAGCATCAAAGAATGCTTGAACTGCGTTTTCATCAGGATTAAATTTTAGGGTGATTGACAAAAAGTCAGTTTCCAAACAAATAAGTAAAATAACGGGAGAGGCTATAATTACAATGGGAATTAACTTTCCCAAATATGTCGTTTCTTAGTTCTGAAAAAAATTTCCTTAGCTTGAAGAATTTATCAATTTCTTGGACAAACTTCAGATCGGAATTACCACAATATACGAGTGGAGAGACAATATGGTGGATGCTTTTTTTTAATAGCATTACACCGATACGATAACTTTATATTCTTATCAACATGAAATCGTTATCATAACTGCAAATGATAATACTGAGCATGATATCGAGTAATCATACTCTGTGTATCAATATTAATTTAAATGTATAAAAATGTGTGTTAGAGcgatgctcggtcgaactcgcaagccttgctatctcaagcttgtttgtcaagtttagttgccaaaactataagtcttgatttctagtctactgataGCTAattctcgtactaggatagaaagtgtagttcagaTCTAGattccacggcgttcatcatgcaaagacgaagaactactcaaggaactggtgaatcttcatcgacaaaaaggtatgtggagacttgaacttatctatcactcaagagtttatctactctatcttctatcttgagacaaaagtcgtattactatatagactttgattagacacatttgatatttcgagtcgagtttatcttacttatctatttctcgaaatatgtgttggt includes the following:
- the LOC113290482 gene encoding uncharacterized protein LOC113290482 translates to MKHKDYVGARRKLLDAQKSYLGLEYIDELIKVGDIVCTAESQRKSGSDWHLVLQTNKAANGSDIVFEYTELVRSLEPVKNKFPETQSAFGVIEKAYCVLSDREKRCEVDSRRAGSLGSCGSAVPLDIANEGKRVEADEPMVDAGAVDDSSSVMGQADVQDLGSLVCTDSSAAIMDATDSAAVMKEATDSTAAGVVVAVSVEASVTVTQSVVTEFLCSFEEFQNKEADREPEVPNHPSGGSMHSPSIQNSQVSEVIRDLGFQVKSESISTDCASIIENSKLKGNLNADNFLIEQNVVMPEMVQPLSNDVSPDNRTLRSPVGQEPCENQDSMEGEFDETRAIVNLDKKNDASLEKLNLDRSTGDESMEEHISESRHVESKHNSDEMREKNSLPEVNDVKQENHVGLTRDSISDKGISPEGKMSHGVPCEKQKLEDKVDDSNLKLKCIYVLPRCQSLLVVSKLSNVFSDCLLQIVARPKRVIVADQEVDKNNKPPKRRRRWSSEAQKVPELQASTLKSCTTLKNAFPSDAPKQSVAKSDSELSPESAQGCVVSPSAKPPTTSLRIDNFLRPFTLKAVQELLAKTGAVCSFWMDHIKTHCYVTYSSVEEATETRNAVCNLQWPTYDGKLLFADFVDPQDVKMRAEAPAAAPVSTTPKSTSPTAPLSSKPPFEASFRQAVQRKQLPPPPPPPLMTSKRPAPTRDHLPLPPPPPLPQNENPRIVAMDDFFMRTTCTPRIYFLPLSEEQVAAKLATQGKNTK
- the LOC113286927 gene encoding apoptotic chromatin condensation inducer in the nucleus-like, coding for MYSVLNGKPLEQWKVTELKEELKKRKLPVRGLKDELIKRLDFDILSEREQQQETLQNVEENEQEGTVENAKVNESVIETVDNGVNSETQPDGNVGTQPAEGSDGVEGNVEPQVSKDGEVQLINTPEVENDWVVVEEPIQKETDSTVGKIGTPEHQNANVGEAQSVSTPIVDDVREYSGNESKRVEADETMVDVGAVDDSSSVMGQGDVQDVGSVACTDSTAAIMDATDSAAVLMDATDSTAADVVVAVSVETNVTVTQSVVTDVLSSDEELENKEAGREPEVPNHASGDSVHSLSYQNSQVSEVTRDLGFQVRSESISTDCVSIIEKNELKDNLNADNFHIEQNVVMPEMVQPSSNDVSPDDGALRSLDDQEPCEKQNSMQGGLDDTRATANLDKKNDATDASLEKLNLDRSSGDESMEEDISESRQSKHNSDEMKVSDVKEDNHVGVTIDNVSAEGGHAVPVEKRKLQDQEVGKNNEAPKRQRRWNPETLKVPELQTSTLKSCTTHEDAFPSGAPKRSVAKSDLALTPKGAQERVVPPSAKPPTTSLRIDNFLRPFTLKAVQELLAKTGAVCNFWMDHIKTHCYVTYSSVKEATETRNALYNLQWPTNGGKLLVADFVDPEDVKTRAEAPPAAPVSTTPKTPKSAPLSSKPPPEISPRQAVQKKQLQPPPMTSEPPPPNREHVSLPPPPPLPQDEDPPIVTLDDLFRKTTSTPRIYYLPLSEEQVAAKLARQGRNTK